A portion of the Catalinimonas alkaloidigena genome contains these proteins:
- a CDS encoding M1 family metallopeptidase: protein MFPSFLRPYVLFLWCCLCVGPLAADTYPRQSALDVEHYRFALTLSDANDEITGVATISVRFREAGVTQVRLDLTQPHDGKGMTVTAVTVDGKAADYAHRKDVLQITLPASVPAGEGADLEIQYHGIPATGLIIGPNRYGDRTFFSDNWPNKARQWLPCVDHPYDKATSEFIITAPDHYQVVSNGLQLEETNLPDGLKRTHWQQSVPMATWLNALGVAPFAVQRVGTFDGKELQSWVFPQDRDEGFENLSTPTYQTLSFFSDYVGPFVYEKLAHVQANSITGGAMESTTSIFYNPDLIKGRSSDRLHNVMVHEMAHQWFGNAVTEADWDDVWLSEGFATYFTLLFREYANGHDDLIEGLKESRDQVFELDEKEPEYRIVHDNLDDMSQILSRLIYQKGAWFLHMLRLKLGDAAFQAGIRQYYQTYVNRNASTADFRHAMEQASGQSLEPFFQQWLYQRGNLFLEGSWAYDAAKKQVWVTLTPPKKKGPVYHMPLEVGFYQNGATVPTVQEIQWEGQKATFTFPMETRPDRVELDPRTRLLAKWTLVEGK from the coding sequence ATGTTCCCTTCTTTCCTACGTCCGTACGTTCTCTTTCTGTGGTGCTGCCTGTGTGTCGGACCCCTCGCCGCCGATACTTATCCGCGGCAGTCGGCCCTGGATGTGGAGCACTACCGCTTTGCCCTCACGCTGTCGGATGCCAACGACGAGATTACCGGCGTCGCCACCATTTCGGTGCGGTTCCGGGAGGCCGGGGTGACCCAGGTACGGCTCGACCTGACTCAACCTCACGACGGTAAAGGCATGACCGTGACGGCTGTGACGGTCGACGGAAAAGCGGCCGATTACGCGCATCGGAAAGACGTGTTGCAGATTACGCTGCCCGCGTCCGTGCCGGCTGGCGAAGGGGCCGACCTGGAAATTCAGTACCACGGCATCCCGGCGACGGGGCTCATCATCGGCCCGAACCGCTACGGCGACCGCACCTTTTTCTCCGACAACTGGCCCAACAAAGCGCGGCAGTGGCTGCCCTGCGTGGATCATCCGTACGACAAAGCCACCAGCGAGTTCATCATCACCGCGCCGGACCACTACCAGGTGGTGTCGAACGGGCTGCAATTGGAAGAAACCAACCTGCCCGACGGCCTGAAGCGAACGCACTGGCAACAATCGGTGCCGATGGCAACCTGGCTCAACGCGCTTGGCGTCGCGCCCTTTGCCGTGCAGCGGGTCGGTACGTTCGACGGGAAAGAGCTGCAAAGCTGGGTTTTTCCACAGGACCGGGACGAAGGCTTCGAAAACCTATCGACCCCGACCTACCAGACCTTGTCGTTTTTCTCCGACTACGTAGGACCGTTTGTGTACGAGAAACTGGCGCACGTGCAGGCAAACAGCATTACCGGCGGGGCGATGGAATCGACGACTTCTATTTTTTACAATCCTGACTTGATCAAGGGGAGGAGCAGCGACCGCCTGCATAACGTGATGGTCCACGAAATGGCGCACCAGTGGTTCGGCAACGCGGTGACGGAAGCCGACTGGGACGATGTCTGGCTCAGCGAAGGGTTTGCGACCTATTTTACGTTGCTGTTCCGGGAATACGCGAACGGCCACGACGACCTGATCGAAGGCCTGAAAGAGTCGCGCGACCAGGTGTTTGAACTGGACGAAAAAGAACCGGAGTACCGCATCGTGCACGATAACCTCGACGACATGAGCCAGATCCTCTCCCGCCTCATCTACCAGAAAGGCGCGTGGTTCCTCCACATGCTACGGCTGAAGCTGGGTGATGCCGCATTTCAGGCAGGCATCCGGCAGTATTACCAGACGTACGTGAACCGCAACGCCTCGACCGCCGATTTCCGGCACGCAATGGAACAGGCCTCGGGACAGTCGCTGGAGCCCTTCTTTCAGCAATGGCTCTACCAGCGGGGCAACCTATTTCTGGAAGGAAGCTGGGCGTACGACGCCGCGAAGAAGCAGGTCTGGGTGACCCTGACGCCGCCGAAGAAAAAAGGACCGGTCTACCACATGCCTCTCGAAGTCGGTTTTTACCAGAACGGCGCAACCGTCCCCACCGTGCAGGAAATCCAATGGGAAGGGCAAAAAGCCACGTTCACGTTTCCTATGGAAACCCGCCCCGACCGCGTGGAACTCGATCCCCGCACCCGCCTCCTGGCCAAATGGACGCTAGTGGAGGGGAAGTAA
- a CDS encoding sugar MFS transporter, whose product MKQTRAIALIGVLFFIFGFVTWLNGILIPYLRIACELDNFQSYLVAFAFYIATIVMALPSSGIIRRTGFRNAMMVGLFIMAGGALLFVPAASMRSYPLFLFGLFVIGGGMTVLQTASNPYISVMGPRESAARRISLMGIFNKTAGILSPLILGAIVLKGNEDLEARLAAMDAVQRAAELDALAARVIVPYCVMAAILFGLGVFVRFSGLPEINPEADNQAVAGSTPKTSVWQFPNLILGLVSLFLYVGVEVMAGDTIISYGLSQGFPLTEAKVFTSYTLAAMVIGYILSIVLMPKWISQEKALTVSAVLGLVFTAGALMLDGFASVLCIALLGFANAVMWPAHWPLALHGLGKFTRIGASLLVMGIAGGALLPLAYGYLVDVFNAQQAYWLLVPCYLFILYYAVAGHKKLSWRATPPEKALQNS is encoded by the coding sequence ATGAAACAAACCCGCGCCATCGCCCTGATTGGGGTGCTGTTTTTCATCTTTGGCTTTGTCACCTGGCTGAACGGCATCCTGATTCCATACCTGCGCATCGCCTGCGAACTCGATAACTTTCAGTCGTACCTCGTCGCCTTTGCGTTCTACATCGCGACGATTGTGATGGCCCTGCCGTCGTCGGGCATCATCCGGCGCACCGGTTTCCGAAACGCGATGATGGTCGGGCTGTTTATCATGGCCGGGGGCGCGTTGCTATTCGTGCCGGCTGCTTCAATGCGCAGTTATCCCTTGTTTCTGTTCGGCTTGTTTGTGATCGGCGGCGGGATGACCGTGCTGCAAACGGCGTCGAATCCGTACATCTCGGTGATGGGTCCGCGCGAGTCGGCCGCCCGGCGCATTAGTCTGATGGGCATTTTCAACAAAACGGCGGGCATCCTCTCGCCACTGATTCTGGGAGCGATTGTTCTGAAAGGCAACGAAGACCTGGAGGCCCGGTTGGCCGCGATGGATGCCGTGCAACGCGCCGCCGAGCTGGATGCGCTGGCCGCGCGCGTTATTGTCCCGTACTGCGTAATGGCCGCGATTCTGTTTGGGCTGGGCGTGTTTGTGCGCTTCTCGGGTTTGCCGGAAATCAACCCAGAGGCCGATAATCAGGCCGTGGCGGGCAGCACACCGAAGACCAGCGTATGGCAATTCCCGAACCTCATCCTCGGGTTGGTGTCCCTTTTTCTGTACGTCGGCGTGGAAGTGATGGCGGGCGATACGATCATCAGCTACGGCTTGTCGCAGGGCTTCCCACTCACCGAAGCGAAGGTCTTTACCTCTTACACGCTGGCCGCGATGGTGATCGGCTATATCCTCAGCATCGTGCTGATGCCGAAATGGATTTCGCAGGAAAAGGCGCTGACCGTTTCGGCGGTGTTGGGGCTGGTCTTTACGGCGGGCGCGCTGATGCTCGACGGCTTTGCGTCAGTGTTGTGCATTGCGTTGCTCGGCTTTGCCAACGCGGTGATGTGGCCGGCCCACTGGCCGCTGGCGTTGCACGGGTTGGGCAAGTTCACCCGCATCGGCGCGTCGTTGCTCGTGATGGGCATCGCGGGCGGGGCGTTGCTGCCGCTGGCCTACGGCTACCTGGTCGACGTGTTCAACGCGCAACAGGCGTATTGGCTGTTGGTGCCCTGTTATCTGTTCATTCTTTATTACGCTGTGGCAGGACATAAAAAACTGAGCTGGCGCGCCACCCCGCCCGAAAAGGCCCTGCAAAATTCGTAG
- a CDS encoding 3-hydroxyacyl-CoA dehydrogenase family protein: MNSAPHDPSAIPVGIVGLGLMGCSITTCLLLAGHPVVAVAPIPPDLDTAWPRVHKHLEKSHQEGLTAQRPAHYRERLLITDDYAQLAPCQLVIECTLEQIDIKRAVYAKIEAAVSREAVITSNTSAIPISLLQRETQHPARFLGLHWAEPSHTTRFLEIICGDQSDLARGEWLYDLSHRWGKEPTLVRKDIRGFIGNRLMYAMYREAFYLVENGYATVEDVDRACRNNAGYWMTLVGVFRWMDLTGVPAYHTVMKDLWPTLSNQTEVPHLIDDLVKAGGRGVANAHGFHDYTPEEARLWQETFEEFAYEIRRLALKYPADVVKRKLASDGTD; this comes from the coding sequence ATGAACAGCGCACCGCACGATCCGTCCGCGATTCCGGTAGGGATCGTGGGGCTGGGCCTGATGGGCTGTAGCATCACCACCTGCCTGCTGCTGGCGGGGCATCCGGTGGTCGCCGTAGCCCCCATTCCGCCCGACCTCGATACGGCCTGGCCGCGCGTCCACAAACATCTGGAAAAGTCGCACCAAGAAGGCTTGACCGCGCAACGGCCCGCTCACTACCGGGAACGCCTGCTCATCACCGACGATTACGCGCAACTTGCGCCCTGCCAACTGGTGATCGAATGCACGCTGGAACAGATCGACATCAAACGGGCGGTTTACGCCAAGATCGAAGCCGCCGTTTCACGCGAAGCGGTGATTACCAGCAACACGTCGGCCATTCCGATCAGCCTGTTGCAGCGGGAAACGCAGCATCCTGCCCGCTTTCTGGGGTTGCACTGGGCCGAGCCGTCGCACACCACGCGCTTTCTCGAAATCATCTGCGGCGACCAAAGCGACCTGGCGCGGGGCGAATGGCTGTACGACCTGTCGCATCGGTGGGGAAAAGAGCCGACGCTGGTCCGGAAAGACATCCGTGGGTTTATCGGTAACCGGCTGATGTACGCCATGTACCGCGAAGCGTTTTACCTGGTCGAGAATGGCTACGCCACGGTGGAAGACGTGGACCGCGCCTGCCGGAACAACGCGGGCTACTGGATGACGCTCGTGGGCGTGTTTCGGTGGATGGACCTGACCGGTGTGCCCGCCTACCATACCGTGATGAAAGACCTCTGGCCGACGCTCAGCAACCAGACGGAAGTGCCGCACCTGATCGACGACCTTGTGAAAGCGGGCGGGCGGGGCGTCGCCAATGCGCACGGCTTCCACGACTATACGCCGGAAGAAGCGCGGCTGTGGCAGGAAACGTTCGAGGAATTTGCTTACGAAATCCGTCGCCTGGCGCTGAAGTACCCGGCCGACGTGGTGAAGCGCAAGCTCGCGTCAGACGGGACCGACTAG
- a CDS encoding RidA family protein, whose product MQKEEIHHPDKTDPNFATGAFSAGVKIDGWLYVSGQAAVDFAQGKFVLGTIEEETRLTLHNIRRICEAAGASLDDVVKCTVYLADINDFPRYNTVYAEHFTGVKPARTTVEAAMANGIKVEIDAIVRLPE is encoded by the coding sequence ATGCAAAAAGAAGAAATCCATCACCCCGATAAAACAGACCCGAACTTTGCGACCGGCGCTTTCTCGGCCGGCGTTAAAATCGACGGCTGGCTTTACGTCAGCGGTCAGGCCGCCGTCGACTTCGCGCAAGGCAAATTTGTGCTGGGTACCATCGAAGAAGAAACGCGACTGACGCTCCACAACATCCGCCGGATCTGTGAAGCGGCGGGTGCCTCGCTCGACGACGTGGTGAAGTGCACGGTCTACCTGGCCGACATCAACGACTTTCCCCGATACAATACCGTCTACGCCGAACATTTTACGGGTGTGAAACCGGCCCGCACCACCGTCGAAGCCGCGATGGCCAACGGCATCAAGGTCGAAATTGACGCCATCGTGCGTCTGCCCGAGTAA
- a CDS encoding SusC/RagA family TonB-linked outer membrane protein produces MRKRLSLFSLFWGLFLCGPVAWGQRTVSGKITDGTTQETLIGVSVLVKGTTIGTISDATGAYTLNVPADGTTLVFSYIGYTPQDVAINNRSVIDVALEPDVQALQEVVVTALGIERESKALPYATQSIGPQQLNEVRDANVLNTLQGKIAGAYITQGSGGVGSGSRIVLRGNRSIQGSNNALIVVDGVPINNSTYQTATSDFGGVTGSDGASNINPDDIESTTVLRGASAAALYGSQAANGVILITTKKGRSGKISVDVNSGVTRQTVFAIPRFQDQYGQGVGGNIVPNEGASWGAPMQGQSFTNYLGEQASYSPQPDNVRDFFRTAYSFNNSIGVSGGSEKMQTYLSYTNNALQGVVPKNDMSRHTINLRLSNQISEKFSTDAKVTYILQDIYDKPRTGEENAPVIDVYQAPRNVSIENMKQYAMPDAFGIPTPTPWPSTLSSIYQNPYWMIHQTAINQSRDRITGFLTAKYQITSWLSLQGRANLDKYFDKNEEEYSQGTILWTSRPGGRFSRNSIVITQKWFDAMLAGSNNLGEQVQIDYRIGAILQDNQYQNTGAVANGLNIPNKFNLAFGTQQTHSDVYTHTQTQSVFGQTTIAFRDAIFLDASLRNDWASTLPSPYGFQYPSVGLSAVISDLVSLPEVWSFFKLNTSYARVGNGGDPYLLFNTYSYQQGAGAGFIARDARQAIGNLQPEITRSLEIGGDVRFISNRIGLTFTYYKTNSLNQLLLLGLAPASGFSEQYINAGNIQNQGIEVVVNGTPINTANFSWNVTFNLGRNRNKILELAENINERTLGGSYARSATPIVRVGGSYGDLLADGWATDANGRFIVSDAGLPVVTEDQKIIGNFNPKMTLGLSNTFNYKGVSLRVLLDGRVGGIAVSGTEMNLAFSGVTEETAQMREGGWVLDAVTASGEENTTAINAEAFWTSASVTGKRYGSGEFFAYDATNFRVREVSLGYDLPLPVNTFIKGAKLSFVARNLFWLYRGSSILDIPGLGKRKMWFDPDMNLGNSNFQGIEYGTLPSTRDLGLNLKLSF; encoded by the coding sequence ATGAGAAAACGTCTCTCCCTGTTCTCCCTGTTCTGGGGATTGTTTCTCTGCGGTCCTGTAGCCTGGGGGCAACGGACCGTCAGCGGAAAAATTACCGACGGCACTACGCAAGAAACGCTGATTGGCGTCAGCGTCCTGGTCAAAGGCACGACCATCGGTACCATTAGCGACGCCACAGGCGCGTATACCCTCAACGTGCCCGCCGACGGCACCACCCTGGTTTTTTCGTACATCGGCTACACGCCTCAGGACGTGGCGATCAACAACCGCTCGGTCATCGACGTGGCGCTCGAACCCGATGTGCAGGCACTGCAGGAAGTGGTGGTAACGGCGCTGGGCATCGAACGTGAGAGCAAGGCCCTTCCCTACGCGACGCAGTCGATCGGGCCACAGCAGCTCAACGAAGTGCGCGACGCAAACGTGCTCAACACCCTCCAGGGGAAAATTGCCGGGGCATACATCACCCAGGGCTCCGGTGGGGTGGGAAGCGGATCGCGCATTGTGCTGCGCGGCAACCGGTCCATCCAGGGCAGCAACAACGCCCTGATTGTGGTCGACGGGGTGCCGATCAACAACAGCACGTACCAGACCGCAACCAGTGACTTTGGAGGCGTGACGGGCAGCGATGGCGCCTCAAACATCAACCCCGACGACATCGAGTCGACGACGGTTCTGCGCGGGGCTTCGGCCGCGGCGCTCTACGGCAGCCAGGCCGCCAACGGTGTGATTCTGATCACGACCAAAAAAGGCCGGAGTGGTAAGATTTCGGTCGATGTCAACTCCGGAGTTACGCGCCAGACGGTCTTCGCCATCCCGCGCTTCCAGGATCAGTACGGACAGGGCGTCGGCGGCAACATCGTCCCGAACGAAGGCGCCAGCTGGGGTGCGCCCATGCAGGGGCAGAGCTTCACCAACTACCTGGGCGAACAGGCCAGCTACTCGCCTCAGCCCGATAACGTGCGCGACTTTTTCCGGACGGCCTACAGCTTCAACAACTCGATCGGCGTGTCGGGCGGCTCGGAGAAAATGCAGACGTACCTGTCGTACACCAACAACGCGCTGCAAGGCGTGGTGCCGAAAAACGACATGAGCCGCCATACCATCAACCTGCGTCTGTCGAACCAGATCAGCGAAAAATTCTCGACCGACGCGAAGGTGACCTACATCCTGCAGGATATTTACGACAAGCCGCGCACCGGCGAAGAGAACGCGCCCGTCATCGACGTCTACCAGGCGCCGCGCAACGTGAGCATCGAAAACATGAAGCAGTACGCCATGCCCGATGCGTTTGGTATCCCAACGCCTACCCCTTGGCCGTCCACGCTCTCGTCGATCTACCAGAATCCTTACTGGATGATCCATCAGACGGCCATTAACCAGTCGCGCGACCGGATTACCGGTTTCCTGACCGCCAAGTACCAGATCACCAGCTGGCTGTCGTTGCAGGGGCGGGCCAACCTGGACAAGTATTTCGATAAGAACGAAGAAGAGTACTCGCAGGGCACTATTTTATGGACTTCCCGGCCGGGTGGTCGATTTTCGCGCAACAGCATTGTCATCACGCAGAAATGGTTCGATGCGATGTTGGCCGGAAGCAACAACCTCGGTGAACAGGTCCAGATCGATTACCGGATCGGTGCCATTTTGCAAGACAACCAGTATCAGAATACCGGGGCAGTGGCCAATGGGCTCAACATTCCCAACAAATTCAACTTGGCTTTTGGCACTCAGCAGACGCACAGCGATGTATACACTCATACACAAACTCAGTCGGTATTTGGGCAGACGACCATTGCCTTCCGAGACGCAATTTTCTTAGATGCCAGCTTAAGGAACGACTGGGCATCGACCCTACCTAGTCCATATGGATTCCAGTATCCATCCGTAGGGCTTTCTGCTGTCATTTCCGACTTGGTTTCGTTGCCCGAAGTGTGGTCGTTTTTCAAGCTAAATACGTCGTATGCAAGAGTAGGGAATGGTGGTGATCCCTATTTACTTTTCAACACTTACTCTTATCAGCAAGGTGCCGGAGCAGGCTTCATTGCACGGGATGCCAGGCAGGCCATCGGCAACCTTCAACCGGAAATCACCCGTAGCCTGGAAATCGGCGGGGACGTTCGGTTCATCAGCAACAGAATCGGCCTGACCTTCACGTACTATAAGACCAATTCACTTAACCAGTTATTGCTATTGGGACTGGCCCCCGCTTCAGGATTCTCCGAGCAGTACATCAACGCCGGGAACATCCAGAACCAAGGCATTGAAGTAGTCGTCAACGGTACGCCGATCAACACCGCAAATTTCTCCTGGAACGTGACGTTCAACCTGGGACGGAACCGCAATAAGATTTTAGAACTGGCTGAGAATATTAACGAAAGGACGCTTGGTGGCAGCTATGCCCGCTCGGCTACGCCGATCGTTAGAGTAGGTGGGTCGTACGGCGACTTGCTGGCCGACGGATGGGCCACGGACGCAAACGGGCGATTCATCGTGTCCGATGCCGGGCTGCCCGTCGTTACGGAAGACCAGAAGATCATCGGCAATTTCAACCCCAAAATGACCCTGGGTCTGAGCAATACCTTCAACTACAAAGGTGTTTCGTTGCGTGTGCTACTGGATGGTCGCGTAGGGGGCATTGCGGTTTCGGGGACAGAGATGAACCTGGCGTTCAGCGGCGTGACTGAAGAAACCGCCCAAATGCGCGAAGGCGGCTGGGTGCTCGATGCCGTAACCGCTTCCGGCGAGGAGAATACCACGGCCATCAACGCCGAAGCGTTCTGGACCAGCGCCAGCGTCACCGGCAAACGGTACGGTTCCGGTGAGTTCTTTGCCTACGACGCTACGAACTTCCGCGTACGCGAAGTGTCGCTGGGGTACGACCTCCCGCTCCCTGTAAACACATTTATCAAGGGCGCGAAACTTTCGTTTGTGGCCCGTAACCTGTTCTGGCTCTACCGGGGCAGCTCGATTCTCGACATTCCGGGACTGGGCAAACGCAAGATGTGGTTCGACCCGGACATGAACTTGGGGAACAGCAACTTCCAGGGCATCGAGTACGGCACCCTACCGTCGACCCGCGACCTCGGTTTAAACCTGAAGCTCTCGTTTTAA
- a CDS encoding SusD/RagB family nutrient-binding outer membrane lipoprotein, which produces MHFLHMNYSQSIQHSRVALSLWIAALLLIGACTSNFDEVNTDQTKISVIGPAEIPYLFAKAQSSAALPGGNYQVGQNLFSDQYAQYFACVATYFPSDRYVIRMDWLATPWSVIYTQTVPQLKTIFEQTEPSSTEYALAQIWWVWSFHRVTDYYGPIPYFQAGIPATSVPYDPQDQIYDDFFKKLDSAVTVLESQSGAEPYGSFDLIYGGDVSKWIKFANTLRLRLAMRVSGVDPSRAQTEAEAAVAGGVLMSSPDDDALLQRGGVNGDDNALSLMQWNEFRMSAAMESVLKGYEDPRLEEYFDPSTVTGDYEGLRNGLTSAQLSDEKNTAAYNSLHNSARWNSSNLDESQNIMATAEAYFLRAEGALNGWNMGEDAKTLYNKGIEASMLQWGITDPVLIAAYQNSTATPIAPQDFLDSPPMADIPVIFAEDEATQREQIGTQKWLAMYPDGFEGWAEFRRTGYPTLYPVVNSDNPDIAAGEILRRIPFLDLEEQTNGDAVDAAVQLLDGPDVVTTPLWWDPHK; this is translated from the coding sequence ATGCATTTTCTACACATGAACTACAGTCAATCTATACAACATAGCCGGGTGGCCTTATCGCTATGGATCGCCGCCCTTCTGCTGATCGGAGCCTGTACCTCCAACTTCGACGAAGTCAACACGGATCAGACCAAAATTTCCGTTATCGGTCCGGCTGAAATTCCGTATCTATTCGCCAAAGCTCAATCGTCGGCCGCACTGCCGGGCGGGAATTACCAGGTCGGGCAGAACTTGTTTTCCGATCAATACGCCCAGTATTTTGCCTGCGTCGCGACTTACTTTCCTTCGGATCGTTACGTGATTCGGATGGACTGGCTGGCGACACCCTGGAGTGTGATTTATACCCAGACGGTACCGCAACTGAAAACCATTTTCGAACAGACGGAGCCTTCGTCGACCGAGTACGCGCTGGCGCAAATCTGGTGGGTCTGGTCGTTCCACCGCGTGACCGATTACTACGGTCCGATTCCCTACTTCCAGGCGGGCATTCCGGCCACTTCGGTGCCGTACGATCCACAGGACCAGATTTACGACGACTTCTTCAAAAAGCTGGACTCAGCCGTGACCGTGCTGGAAAGCCAGTCAGGAGCCGAGCCGTACGGAAGCTTCGACCTGATTTATGGGGGTGACGTGAGCAAATGGATCAAATTTGCCAATACCCTGCGGTTGCGCCTGGCCATGCGCGTGTCGGGTGTAGACCCGTCGCGAGCGCAAACCGAGGCCGAAGCGGCCGTAGCCGGAGGCGTGCTGATGAGCAGTCCCGACGACGACGCGCTGTTGCAGCGTGGTGGGGTGAACGGTGACGATAACGCACTATCGCTGATGCAGTGGAATGAATTTCGCATGAGCGCCGCGATGGAGTCAGTTCTGAAGGGATACGAAGACCCACGGCTGGAAGAGTACTTTGACCCCTCTACCGTTACCGGCGACTACGAAGGGTTGCGCAACGGCCTGACCTCCGCCCAATTGTCGGATGAAAAGAACACGGCGGCTTACAACTCCCTGCACAACAGTGCGCGCTGGAACAGCTCCAATTTGGACGAGTCTCAAAACATCATGGCAACCGCCGAGGCGTATTTCCTGCGCGCGGAAGGTGCGCTCAACGGCTGGAACATGGGCGAGGATGCAAAGACGTTGTACAACAAAGGCATCGAAGCCTCGATGCTGCAATGGGGCATTACCGATCCGGTACTGATTGCGGCCTACCAAAACAGCACGGCGACGCCCATCGCGCCGCAGGACTTCCTCGACTCTCCGCCCATGGCCGATATTCCGGTGATATTCGCCGAAGACGAAGCCACGCAACGGGAGCAGATCGGCACCCAAAAATGGCTGGCGATGTACCCCGATGGCTTCGAAGGCTGGGCAGAGTTCCGGCGCACCGGGTATCCTACTCTCTATCCGGTCGTGAATTCGGACAACCCGGACATTGCCGCCGGAGAAATTCTGCGCCGCATTCCGTTCCTGGACCTGGAAGAGCAGACGAACGGCGATGCCGTCGACGCGGCGGTACAATTGCTGGACGGGCCGGATGTGGTCACGACGCCGCTGTGGTGGGACCCGCACAAATAG